Sequence from the Methanobacterium alkalithermotolerans genome:
TCACTGGCCCCGGGGAACTTACCTTCACCAGAAAAGCCACTATTATAAATAAGGGTGAAAGTAAAATAAGGGCTCCTATGGCCATCAACACATCAACCATCCTCTTTAAGCCACGGTTAAAGTAGTCATCCAGAGGGACATAACGAATATTTATAACAGGAATATCATCAATCTGTTTCAAAAGAGGCTTGGCTGGAAAATAACGGTAATAGTCCGGTACAATATCTGCTTTAACCCCATTTTTTTCACAGATATCTATTATTCTATCCAGCAGAGTATAATGGCGTGGTGAAATTGCTATAATTATCCTATCCAGAGGGTTATTTAAGATAATTTTTTTCAGATCATACATATTGCCCATAACTGGTAAACCATCTATTTCGGTTCCTTTTTCAAAGTTATCATCTACAAAACCAATAATATGGTATCCCAGGTACTCGTTTTCATGAATCTTGCGGGCTACTTTTTTTCCTAACTCCCCGGCACCAACAATCAGCATATATTTTATATTGAATCCTCTAGCCCGCACGGATCGCAATAATTTCCGGAATAATAATCTTTCAGTGATGGAAAAAAAGGTGCTGAATATTCCAAAAAGGGCCAGCAAGAGACGGGAGTAATCAGTGTATTCTAATATAAATAGTAGGCTTATAATTGTTAATAACCCTAAAAAATTAACTTTAAATATATTCAAGGCTTCAAAACTAAGACTTTTTGTTCTATGGGGCTGATATAATCCAAATAAATTGTAAAGGAAAATATAA
This genomic interval carries:
- a CDS encoding undecaprenyl-phosphate glucose phosphotransferase codes for the protein MIKENQRFFNVGLVLIDLLIISFSLFLAWEVRFTTGLFGLGESVWNFQQYMLLLLVVLPLYIFLYNLFGLYQPHRTKSLSFEALNIFKVNFLGLLTIISLLFILEYTDYSRLLLALFGIFSTFFSITERLLFRKLLRSVRARGFNIKYMLIVGAGELGKKVARKIHENEYLGYHIIGFVDDNFEKGTEIDGLPVMGNMYDLKKIILNNPLDRIIIAISPRHYTLLDRIIDICEKNGVKADIVPDYYRYFPAKPLLKQIDDIPVINIRYVPLDDYFNRGLKRMVDVLMAIGALILLSPLFIIVAFLVKVSSPGPVIFKQERMGLNRKTFHMYKFRSMHVQADENKDDEWTVPHDPRRTRVGSFIRRCSIDELPQIINVLKGEMSFIGPRPERPVFVEQFRDEIPKYMIKHHVRPGMSGWAQVHGWRGDTCIKRRIEYDIFYVENWTIRLDIKIFFMTLFRGFRDKNAY